In the Eptesicus fuscus isolate TK198812 chromosome 22, DD_ASM_mEF_20220401, whole genome shotgun sequence genome, GTCTCCGGACGGCCCCGTGGTGAGACGGTCGGGCACGTCTCTCTGCTTAGGGCCCGGCAGCACCCCGACGGCGGTGAGCTCCTTCGAATGGAAGGTACAGCTGCGCTCAGACCCACGGCCCTGCGTGCTGTTCGCCTCGAAGGCCGGTGCCCGGCGGCCCGGCGGCTCCTGCGGCCCCGCCCACAGGCTCCGCTTCAGCGGCCCCGCGCcgagcctcctcctcctcctcgagGCCGCGCGGCCGGACGACAGCGGCACCTACTGCCTGGAGGTCACCGGTGCGGGCGGCGCCGTCAGGACCCACCGCTTCCACGTGTCCGTGTTGGGTGAGTGCCCCCCTCGCGCGCGGGCGGGAGCCCGAGGGCCTCCCTGACCGGACCCCCCTTCCAGACCCGGTGGGGCCGCCCGAGCTGCGGCTGCTGGAGCAGGCGGAGGCCGCGGGCGGCGCGCGCTGCCGGGTGACGCTGAACTGCTCGGCGCCCGGCGGCGAGGTGACCTACGCCTGGGCCCGAGGGGGCGAGCGGATCCCGGCGCCCCGGAGCCCCTTCCGCCTGGAGGAGCAGATCGACGCCGGCGGCCGGCACACGTTCACCTGCAACGCCAGCAACCCGGTCAGCTGGGCCAGCCGGAGCCTCCA is a window encoding:
- the F11R gene encoding junctional adhesion molecule A isoform X5; translation: MDSKAKVGRKELLLFASVILSAASCPAAPSPDGPVVRRSGTSLCLGPGSTPTAVSSFEWKVQLRSDPRPCVLFASKAGARRPGGSCGPAHRLRFSGPAPSLLLLLEAARPDDSGTYCLEVTGAGGAVRTHRFHVSVLDPVGPPELRLLEQAEAAGGARCRVTLNCSAPGGEVTYAWARGGERIPAPRSPFRLEEQIDAGGRHTFTCNASNPVSWASRSLQLGPGCGSAGRKLGLLPLSLIIVVPILTLLGTLTCVCAWRRGRKPAEPRPEASLTVYEDVHSPPLRSGQERRQEQDFPGNGSTVYSMVLPQSSASTSQETAATLYSVVLPAEKSGAKKRGHSPSVYEEVGKIQPRAQHPA
- the F11R gene encoding junctional adhesion molecule A isoform X6, with translation MGVGSPPRPDPAAASCPAAPSPDGPVVRRSGTSLCLGPGSTPTAVSSFEWKVQLRSDPRPCVLFASKAGARRPGGSCGPAHRLRFSGPAPSLLLLLEAARPDDSGTYCLEVTGAGGAVRTHRFHVSVLDPVGPPELRLLEQAEAAGGARCRVTLNCSAPGGEVTYAWARGGERIPAPRSPFRLEEQIDAGGRHTFTCNASNPVSWASRSLQLGPGCGSAGRKLGLLPLSLIIVVPILTLLGTLTCVCAWRRGRKPAEPRPEASLTVYEDVHSPPLRSGQERRQEQDFPGNGSTVYSMVLPQSSASTSQETAATLYSVVLPAEKSGAKKRGHSPSVYEEVGKIQPRAQHPA